One Elephas maximus indicus isolate mEleMax1 chromosome X, mEleMax1 primary haplotype, whole genome shotgun sequence DNA segment encodes these proteins:
- the PDZD4 gene encoding PDZ domain-containing protein 4 isoform X2 produces the protein MGCNMCVVQKPEEQYKVMLQVNGKELSKLSQEQTLEALRSSKEPLVIQVLRRSPRLRGDSSCHDLQLVDSGTQTDITFEHIMALGKLRPPTPPMVIMEPYVLSELPPINHEYYDPAEFMEGSQQEADRMDELEYEEVELYKTNHRDKLGLMVCYRTDDEEDLGIYVGEVNPNSIAAKDGRIREGDRIIQINGVDVQNREEAVAILSQEENTNISLLLARPESELTKRWKDSDRDDFLDDFGAENDGDLRARKLKSPPPQPLGNEEEKGAPNGGPGLSNSQELDSGVGRTDESTRNEESSEHDILGDEPPSITNTPGSLRKFGLQGDALQSLDLMLAEGAGLGASDIPGLTDEEYERYRELLEIRGHLENGNPLGLLFPHASGGTSALDVNRNESLGHEMAMLEEELRHLEFKCRNILRAQKMQQLRERCMKAWLLEEEGLYALGAGGPQKHELSDISELPEKSDKDSTSAYNTGESCRSTPLITEPLPESPLRRAAAAGNSNLNRTVAGAPSTAVPKVAPAQGSPTKFRSLSRDAEAGRRQHSEERVRRSPKMGVTLERVGPEGSPYLSRRHRSQGQEGEHFHSRVPLTPSRGLEELAHSPLSLAGSPRVASAAPGAEAPRMEWKVKVRSDGTRYVAKRPVRDRLLKARALKIREERSGMTTDDDAVSEMKMGRYWSKEERKQHLIRAREQRKRREFMMQSRLECLREQQSGDSKAELNIIALSHRKTMKKRNKKILDNWITIQEMLAHGTRSADGKRVYNPLLSVTTV, from the exons GTGAACGGGAAGGAGCTCTCCAAGCTATCTCAGGAGCAAACCCTGGAGGCACTGCGCtcctccaaggagcccctggtgatcCAGGTGTTGAGACGCAGCCCCCGCCTCCGGGGGGACAGCTCCTGCCATGACCTGCAGCTGGTGGACAGTGGCACTCAGACCGACATCACCTTCGAGCATATCATGGCGCTGGGCAAGCTGCGCCCACCCACCCCGCCCATGGTCATCATGGAGCCGTACGTCCTTTCTGAGCT CCCCCCCATCAACCATGAGTATTATGACCCGGCGGAGTTCATGGAGGGCAGCCAGCAGGAGGCCGACCGTATGGACGAGTTGGAGTATGAG GAGGTAGAGCTGTACAAGACTAACCACCGGGACAAGCTAGGCCTGATGGTTTGCTATCGCACAGACGATGAGGAGGACCTGGGCATCTATGTCGGAGAG GTAAATCCCAACAGCATTGCAGCCAAAGACGGCCGGATCCGTGAGGGCGACCGCATCATCCAG ATTAACGGTGTGGATGTCCAGAACCGGGAGGAGGCAGTGGCCATCCTGAGCCAGGAGGAGAACACCAATATCTCCCTGCTGCTGGCCCGGCCTGAGAGCGAG CTGACAAAGCGCTGGAAGGACAGCGACCGGGATGACTTCTTGGATGACTTTGGCGCTGAGAATGATGGGGACCTTCGGGCTCGGAAGCTGAAATCCCCCCCTCCCCAGCCG CTGGGAAACGAAGAAGAGAAAGGGGCCCCCAACGGGGGACCAGGCCTGAGCAACAGCCAGGAGCTGGACAGTGGGGTGGGCCGGACTGATGAGAGCACACGCAACGAGGAGAGCTCCGAGCATGACATCCTCGGCGACGAGCCCCCCAGCATCACCAACACTCCTGGCAGTCTGCGTAAGTTCGGCCTCCAGGGGGATGCCCTCCAGAGCCTGGACTTGATGCTGGCCGAAGGGGCTGGCCTGGGCGCCAGTGATATCCCAGGCCTCACTGATGAGGAGTACGAGCGCTACCGGGAGCTGCTGGAGATCAGGGGCCACTTGGAGAATGGCAACCCGCTGGGCCTGCTCTTCCCACATGCCTCGGGTGGCACCAGCGCCCTGGACGTCAACCGCAACGAGAGCCTGGGCCACGAGATGGCCATGCTGGAGGAGGAGCTGCGGCACCTGGAGTTCAAGTGCCGCAACATCCTGCGGGCCCAGAAGATGCAGCAGCTGCGCGAGCGCTGCATGAAGGCCTGGCTGCTGGAGGAGGAGGGCCTTTATGCCCTGGGGGCTGGCGGGCCCCAGAAGCATGAGCTGTCAGACATCTCTGAGCTGCCCGAGAAGTCAGACAAGGATAGCACCAGCGCCTACAACACAGGGGAGAGCTGCCGCAGCACCCCCCTCATCACAGAGCCACTACCAGAGAGCCCCCTGCGGCGAGCTGCTGCCGCCGGCAACTCCAACCTGAACCGGACTGTGGCCGGCGCGCCCAGCACTGCCGTGCCCAAGGTGGCCCCTGCACAGGGGAGCCCCACCAAGTTCCGCTCCCTGTCCCGGGATGCTGAGGCGGGCCGGAGACAGCATTCGGAGGAGCGTGTCCGTCGCAGCCCCAAGATGGGGGTGACCCTGGAGCGAGTGGGCCCAGAGGGCAGCCCCTACCTATCCCGGCGCCACCGCAGCCAGGGCCAGGAGGGCGAGCACTTCCACAGCCGTGTACCACTGACCCCCTCGCGGGGCCTGGAAGAGTTGGCCCACAGCCCCTTGAGCCTGGCGGGCAGCCCGCGGGTGGCGTCTGCGGCTCCAGGTGCTGAAGCCCCCCGCATGGAGTGGAAGGTGAAGGTGCGCAGTGACGGGACCCGATACGTGGCCAAGCGGCCAGTGCGCGACCGGCTCTTGAAGGCCCGCGCACTGAAGATCCGGGAGGAGCGCAGTGGCATGACGACTGATGATGATGCAGTGAGCGAGATGAAGATGGGCCGCTACTGGAGCAAGGAGGAGCGCAAGCAGCACCTGATCCGTGCCCGTGAGCAGCGGAAGCGGCGAGAGTTCATGATGCAGAGCCGCCTGGAGTGCCTGCGCGAGCAGCAGAGCGGCGACAGCAAGGCTGAGCTCAACATCATCGCCCTGAGCCACCGCAAGACCATGAAGAAGCGGAACAAGAAGATCCTGGACAACTGGATCACCATCCAGGAGATGCTGGCCCACGGCACTCGTTCCGCTGACGGCAAGAGGGTCTACAACCCGCTGCTGTCTGTCACCACTGTCTGA
- the PDZD4 gene encoding PDZ domain-containing protein 4 isoform X1, which translates to MGCNMCVVQKPEEQYKVMLQVNGKELSKLSQEQTLEALRSSKEPLVIQVLRRSPRLRGDSSCHDLQLVDSGTQTDITFEHIMALGKLRPPTPPMVIMEPYVLSELAEEGGLSWDLAAGNVRLSPPINHEYYDPAEFMEGSQQEADRMDELEYEEVELYKTNHRDKLGLMVCYRTDDEEDLGIYVGEVNPNSIAAKDGRIREGDRIIQINGVDVQNREEAVAILSQEENTNISLLLARPESELTKRWKDSDRDDFLDDFGAENDGDLRARKLKSPPPQPLGNEEEKGAPNGGPGLSNSQELDSGVGRTDESTRNEESSEHDILGDEPPSITNTPGSLRKFGLQGDALQSLDLMLAEGAGLGASDIPGLTDEEYERYRELLEIRGHLENGNPLGLLFPHASGGTSALDVNRNESLGHEMAMLEEELRHLEFKCRNILRAQKMQQLRERCMKAWLLEEEGLYALGAGGPQKHELSDISELPEKSDKDSTSAYNTGESCRSTPLITEPLPESPLRRAAAAGNSNLNRTVAGAPSTAVPKVAPAQGSPTKFRSLSRDAEAGRRQHSEERVRRSPKMGVTLERVGPEGSPYLSRRHRSQGQEGEHFHSRVPLTPSRGLEELAHSPLSLAGSPRVASAAPGAEAPRMEWKVKVRSDGTRYVAKRPVRDRLLKARALKIREERSGMTTDDDAVSEMKMGRYWSKEERKQHLIRAREQRKRREFMMQSRLECLREQQSGDSKAELNIIALSHRKTMKKRNKKILDNWITIQEMLAHGTRSADGKRVYNPLLSVTTV; encoded by the exons GTGAACGGGAAGGAGCTCTCCAAGCTATCTCAGGAGCAAACCCTGGAGGCACTGCGCtcctccaaggagcccctggtgatcCAGGTGTTGAGACGCAGCCCCCGCCTCCGGGGGGACAGCTCCTGCCATGACCTGCAGCTGGTGGACAGTGGCACTCAGACCGACATCACCTTCGAGCATATCATGGCGCTGGGCAAGCTGCGCCCACCCACCCCGCCCATGGTCATCATGGAGCCGTACGTCCTTTCTGAGCT GGCCGAGGAGGGCGGACTGTCCTGGGACCTGGCTGCCGGGAACGTCAGGCTGAG CCCCCCCATCAACCATGAGTATTATGACCCGGCGGAGTTCATGGAGGGCAGCCAGCAGGAGGCCGACCGTATGGACGAGTTGGAGTATGAG GAGGTAGAGCTGTACAAGACTAACCACCGGGACAAGCTAGGCCTGATGGTTTGCTATCGCACAGACGATGAGGAGGACCTGGGCATCTATGTCGGAGAG GTAAATCCCAACAGCATTGCAGCCAAAGACGGCCGGATCCGTGAGGGCGACCGCATCATCCAG ATTAACGGTGTGGATGTCCAGAACCGGGAGGAGGCAGTGGCCATCCTGAGCCAGGAGGAGAACACCAATATCTCCCTGCTGCTGGCCCGGCCTGAGAGCGAG CTGACAAAGCGCTGGAAGGACAGCGACCGGGATGACTTCTTGGATGACTTTGGCGCTGAGAATGATGGGGACCTTCGGGCTCGGAAGCTGAAATCCCCCCCTCCCCAGCCG CTGGGAAACGAAGAAGAGAAAGGGGCCCCCAACGGGGGACCAGGCCTGAGCAACAGCCAGGAGCTGGACAGTGGGGTGGGCCGGACTGATGAGAGCACACGCAACGAGGAGAGCTCCGAGCATGACATCCTCGGCGACGAGCCCCCCAGCATCACCAACACTCCTGGCAGTCTGCGTAAGTTCGGCCTCCAGGGGGATGCCCTCCAGAGCCTGGACTTGATGCTGGCCGAAGGGGCTGGCCTGGGCGCCAGTGATATCCCAGGCCTCACTGATGAGGAGTACGAGCGCTACCGGGAGCTGCTGGAGATCAGGGGCCACTTGGAGAATGGCAACCCGCTGGGCCTGCTCTTCCCACATGCCTCGGGTGGCACCAGCGCCCTGGACGTCAACCGCAACGAGAGCCTGGGCCACGAGATGGCCATGCTGGAGGAGGAGCTGCGGCACCTGGAGTTCAAGTGCCGCAACATCCTGCGGGCCCAGAAGATGCAGCAGCTGCGCGAGCGCTGCATGAAGGCCTGGCTGCTGGAGGAGGAGGGCCTTTATGCCCTGGGGGCTGGCGGGCCCCAGAAGCATGAGCTGTCAGACATCTCTGAGCTGCCCGAGAAGTCAGACAAGGATAGCACCAGCGCCTACAACACAGGGGAGAGCTGCCGCAGCACCCCCCTCATCACAGAGCCACTACCAGAGAGCCCCCTGCGGCGAGCTGCTGCCGCCGGCAACTCCAACCTGAACCGGACTGTGGCCGGCGCGCCCAGCACTGCCGTGCCCAAGGTGGCCCCTGCACAGGGGAGCCCCACCAAGTTCCGCTCCCTGTCCCGGGATGCTGAGGCGGGCCGGAGACAGCATTCGGAGGAGCGTGTCCGTCGCAGCCCCAAGATGGGGGTGACCCTGGAGCGAGTGGGCCCAGAGGGCAGCCCCTACCTATCCCGGCGCCACCGCAGCCAGGGCCAGGAGGGCGAGCACTTCCACAGCCGTGTACCACTGACCCCCTCGCGGGGCCTGGAAGAGTTGGCCCACAGCCCCTTGAGCCTGGCGGGCAGCCCGCGGGTGGCGTCTGCGGCTCCAGGTGCTGAAGCCCCCCGCATGGAGTGGAAGGTGAAGGTGCGCAGTGACGGGACCCGATACGTGGCCAAGCGGCCAGTGCGCGACCGGCTCTTGAAGGCCCGCGCACTGAAGATCCGGGAGGAGCGCAGTGGCATGACGACTGATGATGATGCAGTGAGCGAGATGAAGATGGGCCGCTACTGGAGCAAGGAGGAGCGCAAGCAGCACCTGATCCGTGCCCGTGAGCAGCGGAAGCGGCGAGAGTTCATGATGCAGAGCCGCCTGGAGTGCCTGCGCGAGCAGCAGAGCGGCGACAGCAAGGCTGAGCTCAACATCATCGCCCTGAGCCACCGCAAGACCATGAAGAAGCGGAACAAGAAGATCCTGGACAACTGGATCACCATCCAGGAGATGCTGGCCCACGGCACTCGTTCCGCTGACGGCAAGAGGGTCTACAACCCGCTGCTGTCTGTCACCACTGTCTGA